In a genomic window of bacterium:
- a CDS encoding DUF6398 domain-containing protein yields the protein MTKELIKEKEKQLLEITGAFCAQKLNDEYFGLCEKLIKKMGRKRDVPFARGKLEIWAAAVVHAIGSINFLFDSSFQPYMSSKQVNEYFGTKGTTVSNKARAIKDMFDLWYYSPEFSTNAMQENSPFNNMVMVDGLILPLGNLPENIQQMVLQARAEGKDIEFTTEYEDQ from the coding sequence ATAACAGGGGCCTTCTGCGCGCAGAAACTTAACGATGAATACTTCGGGCTTTGCGAAAAGCTCATCAAAAAGATGGGGAGAAAAAGGGATGTCCCCTTCGCAAGGGGAAAATTGGAGATATGGGCGGCAGCCGTGGTCCATGCCATAGGTTCGATAAATTTTTTGTTCGACAGCTCGTTCCAACCTTATATGAGTTCCAAACAGGTCAACGAATACTTCGGGACCAAGGGGACTACGGTCTCGAATAAGGCCAGGGCCATAAAGGATATGTTCGACCTATGGTATTATAGCCCTGAATTTTCTACAAACGCCATGCAGGAGAACAGCCCTTTTAATAATATGGTAATGGTTGACGGACTAATACTGCCCCTGGGCAACCTTCCCGAAAACATACAACAAATGGTGCTCCAGGCAAGAGCGGAAGGAAAAGATATTGAATTCACTACAGAATATGAAGATCAATAA